Proteins from a single region of Thermotoga maritima MSB8:
- the bglT gene encoding 6-phospho-beta-glucosidase BglT, with the protein MRIAVIGGGSSYTPELVKGLLDISEDVRIDEVIFYDIDEEKQKIVVDFVKRLVKDRFKVLISDTFEGAVVDAKYVIFQFRPGGLKGRENDEGIPLKYGLIGQETTGVGGFSAALRAFPIVEEYVDTVRKTSNATIVNFTNPSGHITEFVRNYLEYEKFIGLCNVPINFIREIAEMFSARLEDVFLKYYGLNHLSFIEKVFVKGEDVTEKVFENLKLKLSNIPDEDFPTWFYDSVRLIVNPYLRYYLMEKKMFKKISTHELRAREVMKIEKELFEKYRTAVEIPEELTKRGGSMYSTAAAHLIRDLETDEGKIHIVNTRNNGSIENLPDDYVLEIPCYVRSGRVHTLSQGKGDHFALSFIHAVKMYERLTIEAYLKRSKKLALKALLSHPLGPDVEDAKDLLEEILEANREYVKLG; encoded by the coding sequence ATGAGAATTGCGGTGATAGGTGGGGGAAGCAGCTACACCCCGGAGCTGGTGAAGGGACTTCTCGACATTTCCGAGGATGTTCGCATCGACGAGGTGATCTTCTACGACATCGACGAAGAAAAGCAGAAAATCGTCGTTGATTTCGTGAAGAGACTCGTCAAAGACAGGTTCAAGGTGCTCATAAGCGACACCTTCGAGGGTGCTGTCGTGGACGCGAAGTACGTGATCTTTCAGTTCAGACCCGGCGGACTCAAAGGTAGAGAAAACGACGAAGGCATTCCGCTGAAGTACGGTCTCATAGGTCAAGAGACAACGGGGGTTGGGGGATTTTCAGCGGCTTTGAGGGCGTTTCCCATAGTAGAAGAGTACGTTGATACCGTGAGAAAAACATCGAACGCGACCATCGTAAACTTCACCAACCCATCCGGCCACATTACGGAGTTCGTGAGAAACTACCTCGAATACGAAAAATTCATAGGTCTCTGCAACGTTCCCATAAACTTCATCCGGGAGATCGCAGAGATGTTCTCAGCAAGGCTCGAAGACGTGTTCCTGAAGTACTACGGCCTCAACCATCTGAGCTTCATAGAGAAGGTCTTCGTAAAAGGTGAAGACGTGACGGAAAAGGTTTTCGAGAACCTGAAGCTGAAGCTCTCCAACATACCAGACGAGGATTTCCCGACGTGGTTCTACGACTCGGTGAGACTCATTGTGAATCCTTACCTGAGGTACTACCTGATGGAGAAGAAGATGTTCAAAAAGATCTCCACACACGAGCTCAGAGCAAGGGAAGTGATGAAGATAGAGAAAGAACTCTTCGAGAAGTACAGAACCGCTGTCGAGATACCGGAGGAACTCACAAAACGCGGTGGCAGCATGTATTCCACAGCGGCAGCTCACCTGATAAGAGACCTCGAAACCGACGAAGGAAAGATACACATCGTGAACACGAGAAACAACGGCTCGATCGAGAACCTCCCGGATGATTACGTTCTGGAGATCCCGTGTTATGTGAGATCCGGCAGGGTTCACACGCTCTCGCAGGGAAAAGGAGATCACTTTGCTCTTTCTTTCATCCACGCGGTGAAGATGTACGAGCGACTCACAATAGAAGCGTATCTGAAGAGATCGAAAAAACTCGCTCTAAAGGCTTTGCTTTCCCATCCTCTCGGACCCGATGTGGAGGACGCAAAAGACCTTCTCGAAGAGATACTGGAGGCGAACAGAGAATACGTGAAACTGGGGTGA
- a CDS encoding glycosyltransferase family 2 protein, whose product MEPNLLHIVIVFSSLLISLLYFFFSRKRFLHTNGFSKEPVGKISVIIPARNEEKNIGKILKLLSIQRVKPHEVIVVDDNSTDRTSAVAENFKDAFERFILIRLTKDPPKNWVGKTWAIWNGYQNSSGEILIFMDADVEPEEGAIEVLVEIHKKHPGLISVWPYQRFERFYEHLNLVFNLMIVYASNMLGFPSKRPKGAFGPVILTSRRDYMKTGGHAAIKDSVLEDHKKRDQGDEFLRKWDYKVQNVSRRVQTTV is encoded by the coding sequence ATGGAACCAAATCTACTACACATTGTGATCGTATTTTCATCTCTCCTGATATCCTTACTTTACTTTTTTTTCTCCAGAAAGCGGTTCCTTCACACCAACGGTTTTTCCAAGGAACCGGTAGGAAAAATCTCTGTTATAATACCTGCAAGAAATGAAGAGAAAAACATAGGAAAAATTCTGAAACTTTTAAGCATACAAAGGGTTAAACCGCACGAAGTTATCGTTGTTGATGACAACTCTACAGATAGAACAAGCGCTGTAGCAGAAAATTTCAAAGACGCTTTTGAAAGATTCATATTGATCAGACTAACCAAAGATCCGCCAAAAAATTGGGTAGGAAAGACCTGGGCAATCTGGAACGGATATCAAAACTCAAGTGGAGAAATTCTGATATTCATGGATGCAGATGTAGAGCCTGAAGAAGGAGCGATTGAGGTTCTTGTTGAGATCCATAAGAAACATCCTGGATTGATTTCCGTCTGGCCTTATCAGAGATTCGAGAGGTTCTATGAGCACTTGAATTTGGTGTTCAACTTAATGATCGTCTACGCGAGTAACATGCTCGGCTTTCCATCAAAAAGGCCAAAAGGAGCTTTTGGCCCTGTGATACTGACTTCGCGAAGGGATTATATGAAAACAGGCGGCCATGCAGCTATCAAAGATTCTGTTCTTGAAGATCATAAAAAACGGGATCAAGGTGATGAATTTCTTAGGAAATGGGATTATAAAGTTCAGAATGTATCCAGAAGGGTCCAGACAACTGTCTGA
- a CDS encoding glycerol-3-phosphate acyltransferase has product MVRCLSISVAFHLLRCRLFPFTLQNTGAKKGHVARKRNKNKIALEERKLMLNFFLITIQFLSGAVMYSHIIAKIKGIDLRKIRDGNPGSSNLWRAAGWKYGFPALMLDYFKGTFPIAFFVWNESFHVNRYVIAFAALSGILGHAFSPFLKFKGGKAIATTFGAWSVLTKWEGPMVLGTVFTIFSILHRLRGKNKTTPEEDAFRVMIGFAALLIYTMWKVFNGMPELAILYFGNFLIVFYKHRLELRRYLKGV; this is encoded by the coding sequence GTGGTACGATGCCTTTCTATATCCGTTGCATTTCACCTTCTTCGCTGCCGTCTTTTTCCATTCACTTTACAAAACACTGGTGCTAAAAAAGGTCACGTGGCGCGGAAGAGAAATAAAAATAAGATAGCGTTGGAGGAGAGAAAATTGATGTTAAACTTTTTTCTAATAACAATTCAATTTTTATCCGGGGCGGTTATGTATTCTCACATAATCGCAAAGATAAAGGGTATCGATCTAAGAAAAATTAGAGATGGAAATCCTGGTTCATCAAATTTGTGGCGTGCAGCTGGTTGGAAATACGGTTTTCCAGCTCTGATGCTTGATTATTTCAAAGGTACTTTCCCCATAGCATTTTTCGTATGGAACGAATCCTTCCATGTAAATCGTTATGTTATCGCATTTGCAGCACTTTCTGGAATACTCGGTCACGCGTTTTCACCTTTTCTGAAATTCAAAGGTGGAAAGGCTATCGCAACGACCTTTGGAGCTTGGTCTGTTCTGACAAAGTGGGAAGGACCCATGGTTCTTGGAACTGTTTTCACAATTTTTTCGATACTCCACAGGTTAAGAGGCAAAAACAAAACAACGCCGGAAGAAGATGCCTTCAGGGTTATGATAGGATTTGCCGCACTGTTAATTTACACGATGTGGAAGGTTTTCAACGGTATGCCCGAACTGGCTATACTCTACTTTGGAAATTTTTTGATTGTATTTTATAAACACCGTTTGGAACTAAGAAGGTATCTTAAGGGGGTATAA
- a CDS encoding N-acetylglucosamine kinase — MLFLGVDVGGTKTLAVLSDEQGNVLAIYKGKGANYQVVGKENAVRNLKDVIEAILDRAGKTRKEIDFAFFGYAGADFDYEMKIVREILEKLGLEKFDFDNDGRIALRSGVFDDIGIMVSCGTGSISYASDGRRVNRIGGLSFSLGERLGSHYIASLVTSAVMRAKDGRDDWTTLVDEVEKEIGPVENLLRYDYEGGYTAELVKKVNQALFRCAEKGDAVSLRIFDEIVVEVKKIIDAHRKALNFTPPIKLILEGSFFKNAPSLLINMIESAIGREYEIVIPEHDPVIGAVLFAMERVGLRVTEDLYNRLVRNYLREVKK, encoded by the coding sequence TTGCTCTTTCTCGGAGTGGATGTGGGGGGAACGAAAACACTGGCCGTTCTCAGCGATGAACAGGGAAACGTCCTGGCTATTTACAAAGGAAAAGGAGCGAACTATCAGGTCGTTGGAAAAGAAAATGCTGTCAGGAATCTCAAAGATGTGATCGAAGCCATTTTGGACAGGGCAGGAAAGACCAGAAAAGAGATCGATTTTGCCTTCTTTGGATACGCGGGAGCAGACTTCGACTACGAGATGAAGATCGTGAGAGAAATACTGGAAAAGCTCGGTCTTGAAAAATTCGACTTCGACAACGACGGAAGGATAGCCCTGAGATCGGGGGTTTTCGACGACATCGGCATCATGGTGAGCTGTGGAACAGGTAGCATCTCCTACGCATCGGACGGCAGAAGGGTGAACAGAATAGGAGGACTTTCTTTTTCACTGGGTGAGAGACTCGGTTCACACTACATCGCTTCTCTTGTGACCTCCGCTGTGATGAGGGCGAAGGACGGCAGAGACGACTGGACAACGCTCGTTGATGAGGTGGAAAAAGAGATCGGCCCGGTGGAGAACCTTCTGAGATACGACTACGAAGGAGGATACACAGCGGAGCTGGTCAAGAAAGTGAATCAGGCACTGTTCAGATGCGCCGAAAAAGGTGATGCGGTTTCTCTCAGAATTTTCGATGAGATCGTGGTTGAAGTGAAAAAAATCATCGACGCGCATAGAAAGGCACTGAACTTCACACCTCCCATCAAACTGATCCTGGAGGGAAGCTTCTTCAAGAACGCTCCTTCACTTCTGATAAACATGATAGAGAGCGCAATTGGTAGAGAGTACGAAATCGTCATACCGGAGCACGACCCTGTGATCGGTGCCGTGTTGTTTGCAATGGAACGGGTGGGACTGAGAGTAACAGAGGACCTTTACAACAGACTGGTGAGGAACTACCTCAGGGAGGTGAAGAAATGA
- a CDS encoding endonuclease MutS2, with amino-acid sequence MDYLESLDFPKVVEIVKKYALSDLGRKHLDTLKPTVNPWDELELVEELLNYFNRWGEPPIKGLNDISQEVEKVKSGSPLEPWELLRVSVFLEGCDILKKEFEKREYSRLKETFSRLSSFREFVEEVNRCIEQDGEISDRASPRLREIRTEKKRLSSEIKRKADDFVRTHSQILQEQMYVYRDGRYLFPVKASMKNAVRGIVHHLSSSGATVFLEPDEFVELNNRVRLLEEEERLEISRILRQLTNILLSRLNDLERNVELIARFDSLYARVKFAREFNGTVVKPSSRIRLVNARHPLIPKERVVPINLELPPNKRGFIITGPNMGGKTVTVKTVGLFTALMMSGFPLPCDEGTELKVFPKIMADIGEEQSIEQSLSTFSSHMKKIVEIVKNADSDSLVILDELGSGTDPVEGAALAIAIIEDLLEKGATIFVTTHLTPVKVFAMNHPLLLNASMEFDPETLSPTYRVLVGVPGGSHAFQIAEKLGLDKRIIENARSRLSREEMELEGLIRSLHEKISLLEEEKRKLQKEREEYMKLREKYEEDYKKLRRMKIEEFDKELRELNDYIRKVKKELDQAIHVAKTGSVDEMREAVKTIEKEKKDLEQKRIEEATEEEIKPGDHVKMEGGTSVGKVVEVKSGTALVDFGFLRLKVPVSKLRKTKKEEKKETSTFSYKPSSFRTEIDIRGMTVEEAEPVVKKFIDDLMMNGISKGYIIHGKGTGKLASGVWEILRKDKRVVSFRFGTPSEGGTGVTVVEVKV; translated from the coding sequence GTGGATTATCTCGAATCACTCGATTTTCCAAAAGTTGTGGAGATAGTAAAGAAATACGCGCTCTCTGACCTGGGAAGAAAACATCTGGACACTCTCAAACCGACGGTGAATCCGTGGGACGAGCTCGAACTCGTGGAGGAGCTTCTGAACTATTTTAACAGGTGGGGAGAGCCTCCCATAAAGGGATTGAACGATATCTCTCAGGAAGTGGAGAAGGTGAAGTCCGGCTCCCCTCTGGAACCGTGGGAACTTCTTCGTGTCTCCGTGTTTCTCGAAGGCTGTGACATCCTGAAGAAAGAATTTGAAAAGCGTGAATACAGCAGACTCAAAGAGACCTTCTCCAGGCTCAGCTCCTTCAGAGAGTTCGTAGAAGAGGTGAACAGGTGCATAGAACAGGATGGAGAGATCTCGGACCGTGCGAGTCCCAGATTGAGGGAGATCAGAACGGAAAAGAAGCGTCTTTCCAGCGAGATAAAGAGAAAGGCCGATGATTTCGTCAGGACGCACTCTCAGATCCTTCAGGAACAGATGTACGTTTACAGGGATGGAAGGTATCTCTTCCCCGTGAAGGCTTCCATGAAGAACGCGGTGAGGGGGATCGTTCACCATCTTTCCTCTTCCGGGGCCACCGTCTTTCTGGAGCCCGACGAGTTCGTCGAACTGAACAACAGAGTGCGTCTTTTAGAAGAGGAGGAAAGACTGGAGATCAGCAGGATCCTGAGACAGCTGACGAACATACTCCTTTCCAGGCTCAACGACCTTGAGAGGAACGTGGAACTCATAGCGCGTTTCGACTCCCTCTACGCGAGGGTGAAGTTCGCAAGAGAGTTCAACGGAACCGTCGTGAAACCTTCTTCGCGGATAAGGCTTGTCAACGCAAGACATCCGTTGATACCAAAGGAGAGAGTGGTTCCAATAAATCTTGAGCTTCCACCCAACAAAAGAGGTTTCATCATAACGGGTCCAAACATGGGCGGAAAGACCGTGACTGTGAAAACTGTTGGTCTTTTTACTGCCCTCATGATGAGCGGCTTCCCTCTCCCCTGTGATGAAGGAACGGAGCTGAAGGTCTTTCCAAAGATCATGGCGGACATCGGTGAGGAGCAGAGCATAGAACAGAGCCTCAGCACCTTCTCGTCACACATGAAGAAGATCGTGGAGATCGTGAAGAACGCCGACAGCGATTCACTGGTCATCCTCGACGAGCTGGGCTCGGGGACGGATCCGGTGGAAGGAGCCGCCCTCGCCATCGCGATAATAGAGGATCTTCTGGAAAAAGGAGCGACGATCTTCGTAACCACACACCTCACACCCGTGAAGGTCTTTGCCATGAACCATCCTCTGCTTTTGAACGCCTCCATGGAGTTCGATCCGGAAACCCTCTCACCAACTTACAGGGTCCTGGTTGGTGTTCCAGGGGGCTCTCACGCTTTCCAGATAGCAGAAAAATTGGGACTCGACAAACGTATAATCGAAAACGCCAGGTCGAGACTCTCTCGGGAGGAGATGGAACTCGAGGGACTCATAAGGTCTCTCCACGAGAAGATCTCGCTTCTCGAAGAGGAGAAGAGAAAACTCCAGAAAGAACGCGAAGAGTACATGAAACTGAGAGAGAAATACGAAGAAGACTACAAAAAGCTGAGAAGAATGAAAATAGAAGAGTTCGACAAAGAGCTGAGGGAGCTCAACGATTACATCAGAAAGGTCAAGAAGGAACTCGATCAGGCGATACACGTGGCAAAAACTGGCAGCGTTGACGAGATGAGAGAAGCGGTGAAGACGATAGAGAAAGAGAAGAAAGATCTGGAGCAAAAGAGAATCGAAGAAGCGACCGAAGAAGAAATAAAACCCGGAGATCACGTGAAAATGGAAGGTGGAACCTCTGTGGGGAAGGTCGTTGAGGTGAAAAGTGGCACCGCCCTTGTTGACTTTGGCTTTCTCAGATTGAAGGTGCCCGTGTCGAAACTGAGAAAGACGAAAAAAGAAGAGAAGAAAGAAACTTCAACGTTCTCTTACAAACCTTCGAGCTTCAGAACGGAAATAGACATAAGGGGTATGACGGTTGAAGAAGCGGAGCCGGTTGTGAAGAAGTTCATCGATGACCTGATGATGAACGGCATCAGCAAGGGATACATAATACACGGAAAGGGCACCGGAAAGCTCGCATCTGGAGTATGGGAAATACTGAGAAAGGACAAAAGAGTGGTTTCTTTCAGATTCGGAACACCTTCTGAGGGGGGAACGGGTGTCACGGTGGTGGAGGTGAAAGTGTGA
- a CDS encoding cell division protein FtsA, giving the protein MIFALDVGTRKIAGLIAVEEKGTIRIVDSELIEHKTRTMFDGQVHDVLGVAETVKEVKERLESRNEIELKEVAVALAGRFLKTQVGEAELDFSKVGHITREDVMKLEIEAVTKAQESVEEDFFCVGYSVVEYRLDGMWMKKLEGHRGGKAYVKVVSAFLPVHVVDSLMRVLETVGLTPVHVTLEPIAAMDLTVPEDLRYLNISLVDVGAGTSDIAISKEGTVVAYGMIPMAGDEITEAIGKKFLLDFQTAEHVKRTVFSEERVKVKNILDREIELNVREVSEAIKPVVDQITTEISTVVTELNGGAPSVVMVVGGGAKVPGFVESLARKLDLPLDRVSLKSVESTGLVEDLTGKVKGSEYITPVGIAYSAMRNRGSVFSQVFVNGVPVKLMGGVGRYSVMQVLIQAGYRFSSLVGGEMISFELNGKTLLRPKRRTSVKIFVNGEEANLSSRVKHGDRIDIQTEEEETPLRIKDLVKPVKVKLPDGGVEEVFPEIVKNGTPVPPDADVEEGDVVSFPEKIKISEIKSKISYGKTRIVVNGEEKWISLVNFDLLKGEVPLKDDEEVPLGEEIDLVEKGRKTLEEALEVPHITVSFNGELKKIPLKILHRIDEERVELKDFKPMVIDLLKDLKLDGLKDYELLKNGRRAMFTELLEDGDVIEFRIKK; this is encoded by the coding sequence GTGATCTTCGCTCTCGATGTGGGTACCAGAAAGATAGCAGGTTTGATCGCCGTCGAGGAGAAAGGTACGATCAGAATCGTGGATTCTGAACTGATAGAACACAAAACACGCACGATGTTCGACGGTCAGGTTCACGATGTGCTCGGAGTGGCGGAAACGGTGAAAGAGGTGAAAGAAAGACTCGAGTCGAGGAACGAAATCGAACTGAAAGAGGTGGCTGTAGCCCTCGCGGGAAGGTTCCTGAAAACTCAAGTAGGTGAGGCGGAGCTGGATTTTTCCAAGGTCGGACACATCACCCGCGAAGACGTTATGAAGCTTGAAATAGAAGCGGTGACTAAAGCGCAGGAAAGTGTAGAAGAGGACTTCTTCTGTGTGGGATACTCCGTCGTCGAGTACAGACTCGACGGAATGTGGATGAAAAAGCTTGAGGGACACAGAGGCGGGAAGGCTTATGTTAAGGTGGTCTCTGCTTTCCTTCCCGTTCACGTTGTGGATTCCCTGATGAGGGTTCTGGAGACTGTGGGACTCACTCCGGTTCACGTGACGCTGGAGCCGATAGCGGCGATGGATCTAACCGTCCCGGAGGATCTCAGGTATCTGAACATATCTCTCGTCGATGTGGGCGCGGGAACGAGCGACATAGCTATCTCGAAGGAAGGAACGGTGGTGGCCTACGGAATGATTCCCATGGCGGGTGACGAGATAACGGAAGCCATAGGAAAGAAATTTCTGCTCGACTTTCAGACGGCGGAACACGTGAAGAGAACCGTTTTTTCAGAAGAAAGAGTGAAGGTGAAGAATATACTGGACAGAGAAATCGAGTTGAACGTCCGGGAGGTCTCCGAAGCGATAAAACCTGTGGTGGATCAGATCACAACGGAGATCTCAACGGTCGTGACAGAGCTGAACGGTGGAGCCCCCTCTGTTGTGATGGTGGTCGGCGGCGGCGCGAAGGTACCGGGTTTTGTGGAAAGTCTTGCCAGGAAGTTGGATCTTCCTCTTGACAGGGTATCTCTGAAGAGTGTAGAAAGCACCGGTCTTGTTGAGGATCTCACCGGAAAGGTCAAAGGAAGCGAGTACATCACTCCTGTGGGAATCGCTTACAGTGCCATGAGAAACAGGGGATCCGTTTTCTCTCAGGTCTTCGTGAACGGGGTTCCTGTAAAGCTCATGGGAGGAGTGGGCAGGTACTCGGTCATGCAGGTTCTCATACAGGCGGGATACAGGTTCTCCTCGCTCGTAGGTGGAGAAATGATTTCCTTTGAACTAAACGGAAAAACCCTCTTGAGGCCAAAGAGAAGAACCTCCGTGAAGATTTTCGTGAACGGCGAAGAGGCGAATCTCTCCTCCAGAGTGAAGCATGGTGACAGGATAGATATTCAAACCGAAGAGGAAGAAACTCCACTGAGAATAAAGGACCTTGTGAAACCTGTGAAAGTGAAACTTCCCGATGGAGGTGTGGAGGAGGTCTTCCCGGAGATCGTGAAGAACGGAACGCCAGTACCACCCGATGCTGACGTAGAAGAAGGAGATGTGGTGAGCTTTCCGGAAAAGATAAAGATCTCCGAGATAAAGTCAAAGATCTCCTACGGAAAGACAAGAATCGTGGTGAACGGCGAAGAGAAATGGATCTCCCTCGTGAATTTTGATCTTCTCAAAGGGGAAGTTCCTTTGAAAGACGATGAAGAAGTGCCGCTCGGAGAAGAGATCGACCTCGTTGAAAAGGGAAGGAAAACACTGGAGGAAGCACTTGAAGTTCCCCACATCACTGTCTCGTTCAACGGCGAATTGAAGAAGATTCCTTTGAAAATCCTCCACAGGATAGACGAAGAAAGAGTGGAACTGAAAGACTTCAAACCCATGGTGATAGACCTTCTCAAGGATTTGAAGTTGGACGGACTCAAGGACTACGAACTTCTCAAAAACGGAAGGAGAGCCATGTTCACTGAACTGCTCGAGGATGGGGACGTGATCGAGTTCAGAATAAAAAAGTGA
- a CDS encoding aromatic ring-hydroxylating oxygenase subunit alpha, with protein sequence MIKNQWYVVLSSRELKKGQLIGVTRFGEKLAFWRDSNGKVHCISDICCHRGASISHGKVLSNGERVMCPFHGFEYDSQGRVRTIPANGRNTPVPENFRVKSYPTYELADFIWIWYGDREPEKPPKYFDDITDELVYTEFKEVWNVHYSRAIENQLDPIHLPFVHYNTIGRGNRTVVDGPIVEWKDDEMFYFYVFNRIDDGTPARKPEEMDPKRKSKVYLEFKFPNIWQNHISEKIRVTAAFTPIDDDHTMIYLRFYVGLTGIKFLDKLIAVLGKPFNKIVLHQDKRVVETQIPKRSELRMGENLIPGDAPILEYRKKREALKSMQQNNRVK encoded by the coding sequence ATGATAAAAAACCAGTGGTACGTTGTACTGTCTTCCAGAGAGCTTAAGAAAGGCCAGTTGATAGGTGTTACAAGGTTTGGTGAAAAACTCGCTTTCTGGAGAGACAGCAATGGAAAGGTTCATTGCATCTCAGATATTTGCTGCCATAGAGGTGCTTCTATTTCACACGGAAAGGTTCTTAGTAATGGAGAGCGTGTAATGTGTCCTTTCCATGGATTCGAATACGATTCGCAAGGAAGAGTACGGACCATTCCAGCAAACGGAAGAAACACACCAGTACCCGAAAATTTCAGGGTGAAATCTTACCCGACCTATGAGTTAGCAGATTTCATATGGATCTGGTACGGCGATAGGGAACCAGAAAAACCACCAAAGTACTTCGATGATATAACTGATGAACTGGTCTACACAGAGTTTAAAGAAGTTTGGAACGTTCATTATTCAAGGGCAATAGAAAATCAACTTGATCCCATACACCTTCCCTTCGTACATTACAACACAATAGGCAGAGGGAACAGAACAGTTGTCGATGGTCCAATAGTTGAATGGAAGGATGACGAAATGTTCTATTTCTACGTGTTCAATAGAATCGATGATGGCACACCAGCTCGAAAACCAGAAGAGATGGATCCAAAAAGAAAGAGCAAGGTTTATCTCGAGTTTAAATTTCCAAACATTTGGCAGAATCATATATCCGAAAAAATCAGGGTAACGGCTGCATTTACTCCCATAGACGACGATCATACGATGATCTATCTGAGATTTTACGTGGGTCTTACTGGAATCAAGTTTTTAGATAAATTGATAGCGGTTTTAGGAAAACCTTTCAACAAGATAGTGCTTCACCAGGATAAACGTGTTGTTGAAACCCAGATTCCAAAAAGAAGCGAGCTTCGAATGGGTGAAAATTTAATTCCGGGCGATGCACCGATACTTGAATACAGAAAAAAAAGAGAAGCATTGAAGTCCATGCAGCAGAATAATAGGGTGAAATGA